From one Acidobacteriota bacterium genomic stretch:
- a CDS encoding class I SAM-dependent methyltransferase → MRDEQEQHYLELFNKHGDDPQALSYRDGPTQIERFHRLSLAFADMKEPFSVHEVGCGLGHYGDYLKRHHPLATYSGSDIIETFVDHCRERFPDDTFHHRDLVADNVAERYDWVMLSGLFNLKLAQPRDVWQDFVWQMLTEMYRLCRHGIGCNFVTSYVDEGRERSEIFYQDPRTLIDFATRHLSRHVEYDGAGPLYDYTVRIYRPEHIRRDYADAAFDHYFPATDGS, encoded by the coding sequence ATGCGTGACGAGCAGGAACAGCATTACCTGGAACTCTTCAACAAGCACGGCGACGACCCGCAGGCCCTCTCCTATCGCGACGGACCGACACAGATCGAGCGCTTCCATCGGCTAAGCCTTGCCTTCGCGGACATGAAGGAGCCGTTCTCGGTCCACGAGGTCGGCTGCGGATTGGGGCACTACGGCGATTACCTGAAGCGCCACCACCCTCTCGCCACCTACTCGGGCAGCGACATCATCGAGACCTTCGTCGATCATTGTCGAGAGCGATTTCCCGACGACACGTTTCATCATCGCGACCTTGTCGCAGATAACGTCGCAGAGCGCTATGACTGGGTGATGCTGAGCGGGCTGTTCAATCTCAAGCTGGCACAGCCCCGCGACGTCTGGCAGGACTTCGTGTGGCAGATGCTGACGGAGATGTACCGTCTCTGCCGGCATGGTATCGGCTGCAATTTCGTGACCAGTTACGTGGACGAGGGTCGTGAACGGAGCGAGATCTTCTATCAGGATCCGCGCACGCTGATCGACTTCGCGACACGTCATCTCTCGCGTCACGTCGAATACGACGGGGCCGGACCGCTCTACGACTACACGGTGAGGATCTATCGCCCGGAGCATATCCGGCGCGACTACGCCGACGCGGCGTTCGATCATTACTTCCCGGCCACCGACGGTTCATGA
- a CDS encoding glycosyltransferase family 2 protein: MSGIGISVVIPVFRGRDTLEELCRRLTPVLEGIETLGDKHHEIILVDDGSRDGSWAIIQRLAAQDPRIIGLRLSRNFGQHNATLAGFRHARGRLIVTMDEDLQHPPEEIPSLLKARAASNADLVYGIPDRRRHAWWRRLGSRLVMLIPRRVMGVPFDIGSFRLLDARIAAEVAKALRHDIVLDVYCSWVSDRIEAVTVEHHESRRDSSYTIFGLCRMLLSILYNYTVFPLRVSTIAGALLSVGALGLAAWFIYLKLRFGDAVESGFSALIVSILLSTGVIMLGIGMLSEYLAHTFLHVIRKPQSVVRESTIDRDHHDA, translated from the coding sequence TTGAGCGGCATCGGCATCTCCGTCGTCATCCCGGTCTTTCGAGGGCGAGACACCCTCGAGGAACTGTGTCGTCGGCTGACTCCCGTGCTCGAAGGCATCGAGACCCTCGGCGACAAACACCACGAGATCATCCTGGTGGATGACGGCAGCCGGGACGGCAGCTGGGCGATCATCCAACGTCTGGCCGCTCAGGACCCACGTATCATCGGACTGCGACTCTCGCGAAACTTCGGTCAGCACAACGCGACCCTGGCGGGTTTTCGACACGCCCGTGGTCGACTCATCGTGACCATGGACGAGGATCTACAGCACCCACCCGAGGAGATCCCGAGCCTTCTCAAGGCTCGCGCGGCGTCGAATGCCGACCTCGTCTACGGAATCCCCGATCGTCGCCGACACGCCTGGTGGCGTCGGCTCGGTTCTCGCCTGGTGATGCTCATCCCGCGACGGGTCATGGGCGTACCGTTCGACATCGGATCGTTTCGGCTACTCGACGCAAGGATCGCGGCGGAAGTCGCCAAAGCGTTGCGTCACGATATCGTCCTGGACGTCTATTGCAGTTGGGTCTCGGACCGGATCGAGGCCGTCACCGTCGAGCATCACGAGTCCCGCCGCGACAGCAGCTACACGATCTTCGGGCTTTGCCGCATGCTTCTGTCGATCCTCTACAACTACACCGTGTTCCCGCTGCGTGTTTCGACGATCGCCGGCGCCCTGCTCTCGGTCGGCGCCCTCGGGCTAGCGGCCTGGTTCATCTACCTCAAACTTCGCTTCGGCGACGCCGTGGAATCCGGCTTCAGTGCCCTGATCGTCTCGATCCTGCTCTCGACCGGTGTCATCATGTTGGGGATCGGGATGTTGTCCGAGTATCTGGCCCACACGTTCCTTCATGTCATCCGCAAACCGCAATCGGTCGTGCGCGAATCGACGATCGATCGAGACCACCACGATGCGTGA